Below is a genomic region from Polypterus senegalus isolate Bchr_013 chromosome 13, ASM1683550v1, whole genome shotgun sequence.
GACTCGTGTCCACTTTCAGGTTCTGTCCGTTGGCACAAAGCACAGCAGCTGGCCTCCACGAGAGTGACCGTCCCATTTCGTACCCTCACGCGGACTGGCCTTGTGATGCCCACTCCCTGAATGAGGACATCTGCTGGACTGTTCCGCCCCTCTCCATGGATGCCAGTGATTGTCCGCTGCTTTCTGACCTTTCCAGGTGGAATCGTCCGGAGGAGGCAGATGCCAATCAAAGAGAGGAGGACGGCGACTTGGAGGGTCTCAGAGAGCAAAACGAGCAAAAAAGAAGAGCATAAGAAGAGCACAGCGATGGCACCACGCCACCGCCGCCCGCAGTCTCTGCCAGCCTGCTCCTCGTCTACAGCAGCGGTGGCAGCAGCGCCAGCAGCAGGAGCGCCGCCGACTGCCCGAATCCTGTGGCTCCGGACTGGCTGTTGGACACGATGGCCTTCTCAGAAATGGGCTGATTGACCTCCACTCTGCCACCGCCACCGCTGACAACATCGACGTGCTTTACCTGAGGGCAGAGGACAGATGggcatgaatattaatgagcttACGTGACGCGGTGGCCTGTGGGCACAGGCCCCCCACGCAGTTGAAATCTCTAGGCGTGCTGCTCACCTCCACGATCCCTGGCAGCACGTTCATGTCGTCCTgctggaagtgctgggaggaccTGGCCGACGTCTGCGTGCCCTCCAGGGTGTGATGGGCACCACTGTTCAGCACTTTGATAGCGTTCTCTGCAAGGGAGAAGAGAGGAGATTAACACATGCGCCATCCTTCTCGCACCTAGTGTGCTTCCCCTGTGACGCCACCTCTGATGGAGTGCCTGCTGTGCCAATCAGAGTTTAGTCAGCtggcactttctctctctctgggcCCGGTGTGCCCTTACACATGGCCATGGCACTCAAATCCCCAGTGAGTTCATCTGGGCATGATGGCATGGTCAGTATGAGTACACAACAAATGCCTCCATGCACCAGTGTATGTGCCCCTTGAACCTCAAGTTTGCTGCCTTACTAACTGGCACAAACTCTGGATGCCAAAGTGTTAATATGCCACCATGTCTACAAACACAAGGAGAACTGTCCAGAAGTTCAACCCAGTGTGATGGGCACTACTACCATATTGCTAATTCAGCAGTGGGCACAGTCCGATCATAGTATTCCGTAGATGCTGGATCAGGTGATGGCATCTGTGCTTGTGGCACCTTTTACCACTTGATCGAGATGCCAGTGCCCACTGCTTCCATGTCAACTCTTTAAATGCAGATCACTGTGCCAGCATGCTGCTCCtactcattctgcaaaaaaaaattgcattgtcACACTAATGAGCAACTTCTTTCAGTTTGCCAACTGTGCCAGCGTCAGCCATTTGCCTGCAGCCCATTGTACTAGCATGTACCTATCACATACTAAGCACTGTAGGAACAAATACACTGTGCCAGCTGTGCCAGTGTGATCTAATTTTGTGACCTTTGCCCAGCTCTGTCACTCCAAGCCATTTGCCAACAGTCCATAGTGCCATGCAAGTCTATTCCACAATGCCCATGTGGCATTACTTTATCTGGGTCTCATTTGATCAGCGGGTACCCCTTTAAGTCATTCAATAAGTCATATGATTTGTCAATGGCACTCTTTGTCTATGTGGCACCCAGGTACTGCCCACCATGCCAATGTCCTGCTATTAGTTTTGCCATGGGCACTACCTCATTCTCCGTCAGTTGTTAAAATTCAGTAGTGTGCCAGTGCCTGGTGCTGCACACAATGAACCCTCTTCATGTGCCACCCCCAATGGCTGCTCTCTCGCCTGCAGATTTCCAGGCACTGTTGCTTTTCACAGATTGAGCCCACTCTATCTGCCCGCTGCCTTGCCCACTGGGTCCTGCCACGCCCACCCATGGTGCCCGCTCCCTTGTGCCAGTGTTACTCACGCAGACAGCTGTTCTGGTTGAACATGGTCAGGATTTTTTCACAGTGCTGCCGCTGGTTGCCGCTGGCCTCACAGGTGCACCAGTATGCCACCTCGGTGCCGTTGTTGGACACGTAGTTGGGCGTCACGATGGTACCTGGGGGCACACAGACATTCTTGAACGGCGCCTGTCCATCTATCTTTTTTTGCCCCGCCCCCTTACTGAGGCAGTACCCGCCGCAGCCTTACCAATCAGACCAACGTAGGACCTCAGACAGGCCATGGCGTTGTCCCTCGGGCAGGTGGTCCGCGACATTGACAGCGGCTGACAGTTGTGCTGGAAATCCACCAGCCGAGACCTGAGGAGACAGAAAGCCGTCAGGCAGAACACATGAAGCGAGGACGGAGAAATCCAAGATGTCACACGAACAGCCAGGGAGGGTGGCGGGCGGGCGGCATGACAGCCTGGCATCTCGTAAACTTACAGCACCTGCCATCGATTGAATGGAGAGCGTCAGCAGCACACTGGCATTCAGCAGGGGCACCGTGTGCCAGTTTGGCCCAAAAGCCAGCAAGTAGGATGGAGTGAAGGGTCTGCTGGCCAGAGTGCCCAGCCTGTGCCCCCCGTGGCTGCCCTCACCTGCACAGGTCGTCCTTCATGCACATGTGCTGCAGAGTCATGCAGTTGGGTTTCTCCCTCTCCTCGTAGGAGCAGGATGGCACGATGGTCTTCCTCCTGCGCTCCCCACACAGCGTGTTGTTGCACTGGCAGAAGAGCACACCAAAGGCGTACTCCTCGGGCACGCGGTCCAGGAAGCGGCGCAGCGCCTTGTGGCACTTCTGTCGGTTGCAGGTGTCGCTGTTGGGGGCTCTCTTGGTGCATGCCAGCACGTACTCGGAGCGCAGGTTGCCACACTTCTCGTAAAGGCCGCAGGCCTGTGCCGCCTCCAAGCACTGATTCTCCACATCGGTGGGCACACTCGACCCTGGAAAGAGAAGTGGAATGCGTGACTGCCAAGGGCCAAGCAGAGGGCGTCATGGAGTATGGGAGCATTCGGGGGCAATAAAGAGCCTACCTGAGAGGATGCCCGCTAGCCGAAAGCCGTCCCCATTCCACGTGGGTTCCGTGTCCATCTCCACGTATGGCGAGATGTCCAGCTCGTGATATCCTGCGGGAGGCATCGCGTGGGCATTGAGTCATGGCATTGTAATTATGTATAGCGTCTTTCAAGGCAGTCACACCTGTGGCCTACTCATTAGTCACACCTCGGTCATTTGTCCCTGTCCCACCCACTTGCCATCCTGCCTTCAACCAGGCTCCACAGTGACATCTCCATCCAACTGGTGACACTTGTGACTGCCAGCCACAACTCCCAGAATCAGGACCCTGACCATCAAGGTGCAGGATTGGGCACACTATGTCTTGGCACACCACTTTGGCCACTTTGCTGCCAGAGGGCACTCATTGCAGGTCTGATGCCCTGCCCTGGTTCGTGTTAAAAGTTCCCACCCAGACCCTGAGACCCCATTTCATTTTCTGTGCCCATCACGCTGCACATTACCAGTCACCCAATGAGCACTAAGCACCCACCACGAGGTTAGGCAGGTTTGGATGGGCAGACCTTGTACCATCACACCCCAAAGCCCACTTCACAACTTCCACACTTTGCTACCCGATTTACGCCCTCCACAATGACCACCACACCCTGTGCCCTCACTCGAGTGGCACTCTGCACACTTCACCGCATTGTTACCTTTTGTCCAATCTATGAATGAAGCTCCTCCCACTGTTGCCTAAGCCCCTCCTCTCGCCCTCCCACACACCTCAGGGCTGCCTGGGTGCCACACACCGCTGTGCCCACCTGCCGCGCCTGTGCCGACGCTGGCTTACTGTGTGAGAAGCGGCTGGTCCAGTACACCTTCAGGCACTGCTCCTCCTTCTTACTGCCGCGGTGGCATTTGCACCCGGACAGCGGGCTCCTCTCGAGCTCGTTCTCGGCGGTCACACACTCCTTCCGTGCGTCCCATCCCAGAAGGGACATGGCCTCCTCGATGGCGCAGTACTCCAGTACCCGGTAGCTGCTGTTGCATTGGTGGTCCAGCAGGCAGAGCCTCTCTGCATCCACGCAGTCAAGTGGGGGTCCGCCATGGCTGGCCTGCGTGCTTCCTGGTGGGGAGAAAATCAAGAAGCAATGGGCAAGTGGGCACCAGAGGGCAACATGACCAGAGGCAGGTCAAAGGTCACCCAGTCATACCAGCTAAAGCTGAGGTCTGGAATGGGGTCTCCAGCTGTGCAGGGTCCCCCCAGCCCTCAGTTTGCCgtgttgcttttcttttgtgtctTTGTGACATATTAGTGCGGGCAGGCCTCAGAAGGGTGTCACAGGATGGGTGCTGATGGGACACCTCGATTGCCCTGTAAGGTGCCttattaaaggcgctatataaagcagTCTGACCATCAGAGTGACAAGACCCCTGTGTGGCCTCTGCTCCCCACCTGGTAGATGTGCCACATGGAGGTCTGCTGGCATGTCTAATGCCCAGGCGGGTGCCACTCCAGTAAAGGCTGCCACTGGTGACGAGTTCAACTGACCCCTTTGGTCACAACACGCCACGACGGGCACTACAGCACAGGTGCAATTCATGATTTGGAAGTTGCTTTGGAGGCCAGGGTCAGCTAAAAGCAACATGGAGGCGGAGCCTGGACCCTCGATCCCTGACAGTGACCATCCAACCTCGGCTCTGAGGGACAGGGACACAGTGCCTGGGTGTGACCTGGTAATGGAGGCAGACACTCCTGGGGACCCCCTGGACGGGCAAAGGAGGACAGCGATGACAGTGGACCGCCTATGGCACAGCTGGCCTCAGGCCAGGGGTCACATGGGTGGACTGAAAGTGGGTAAGTAGTGCCTTTGGGTGACAAGGCAGGACATTTGACAATTGTGGGAGGTGACCTGATGAtgtcaatatagcgcctttcagtgaCGGGTGACATGCCAGGACACTTGACGGGTGCAGGAGAGCCGTCCAGGTACTCACAGGACGATATGCTGGGAGCGTCACACAGCGAGTCTGAGCCcacttttatagcgcctttcatagtgaaTGCCACGGGTACATCAGGTGTGCTGAGGGGGGTGATGCGGCCTGTGTccctgtatatagtgcctttctgcaGTGCGCAAGATGACAAGCCCAGAACTAAATGACAGTCCCCTCCACGTCACTGCAGCAGGTGTGCCAGCATTGGAGGTGACCGGCTCAGGGTCACATGAGTAGTCAGAACTGGGAGACAAATTTGCTGCCCTTTGTAGAGTATGTAGTGCCATTCTGTGCTGGCACAGGGTGAAGGGGACTGCATGTGtcatttgatatagcgcctttctacttTCTCCAAAGTGCGGCCTAACGCTTTGACATCTGCTGATTACTGACACGGGGGTCCGTCAGTGGTGTGGACTGCACTGTAGGTGACCTCATGCTTGGTGGCCAACACCACAGCCACTAGGGGGCTCCACTGCCTCCCACTTAAAGGGACACTCAGCCTGACCCTTCATAGACTGTGCCCACCCAAAATGCCTAGAATCCTAAGGGGCACACATGGGGCACTCCGCCCAACACTCAAAATGATAGAAACGGTGGGCATAACAGGGCACTCTACCAGGGTTCAAAGAGTACCCAGTGTGCCCGGAGGACCAATGAGGTGACACTGAGGTACTTCAGGGGTCAGTCTCAGACCACACCAGCAATACGCCATCTGGAAACTGGCCTGAAAGACCCCCGAGATGTTAGGGGGCAGGAGCGAAACGGCGAGCGGAGGAGCGCTGAGGCagaaagaaagtgaaaataagaaaataaaaaaatacaaaaagaaaagaataaaaagatcaataaaaaattaaacataaagaaaagaataaaaagatcaaataaaaaatcaGAAGGGGTCGTCAATAAACGCCGCACCGCAGTAAATGTGAATAATCACACTCAAGGACCCCCGGCACACGCGGCTTGACTAAAGTTTGGGACAGAAGAGCGGCGACTTGCGCACCCCGAAGCCTGAGACCACCGGCGGGGGCGACTCGTCTGGacgtgtccgtctgtctgtccgtccgagCAGAGCAGCTCAAGGGCGAGTCCGGCACCGGACACTCGAGGGGTCGCACCAGAGCAGCGAAAGTGTCAGCGCGTAGTAAGTACGGACCTCGTAGAACTGAACGGAAGCCAGACGGGGGTCGCGGGGAGGGCGGAGCCAAACCAAGCAAGCATCGGGAGCAAAGCAGGAATAAAAAAAGAGCGCGAGAAGTGACAGACGGCGAAGGACATGGCGGGATGTCGCCGAGTTAGCGAGGAGCGTGAAAGAAACCAACAGATCAGTCAGCCTGAAAGCCACCATTCCGAGGGGGTCGCAGGGGGCCGAGGCCGATCCGAGCAGCTGCACTGGACACCACGCAGTAGACCACCAGTCCTAGGATCAGACAGCCGTCGGGTCCCGGGGTTGGGCGATACTAGAATCGAAtaatgaggatgatgatgatgatgattaagcaggcgcctttatccaaagcgacttacaaagcaCCTTATAATACACACAAGAAGGAAAAGTGCAAGCATCAAAACagaagagaataaaaagaaaCGTGCAAGACTACGTCATGAGGACCCCCAAAGTGTGTCAGCAGGGGCGCCAAGCACGTCCAAAATGTTTGATGACAACGTGCGTCATCAAAAGACACCAAAACACGAGATGCGGCAcaaacagagaaaaagagaaagacaaaacatccatccatccatccagtatccaacccgctatatcctaactacaggggcctgctggagccaatcccagccaacacagggcgcaaggcaggaaataaaccccgggcagggcgccagcccaccgcagggcacacacacccacacaccaagcacacacacacgagggccaatttaggatcgccaatccaccaaacctgcagacacggggagaacatgcaaactccacgcagggaggacctgagaagcgaactgggtctcctaactgcgaggcagcagcgctacccactgcgccaccgtgccgcccagacctaatataataatataatatgctaTGATAGAACATAAATCGAATTGAATAGAATAGACAGCGCCTTGCATTTAACGATCTTGAAATTGTCGCCTGATGTGTTTCTGATGTCGCACGTCGCGCTCCTGGCCGtcctgtttttagtttttttatttttggctcattttctcTTTCACTGTTATCAGTCTAAAGTGTCACTTTTATAAAATCCTCGTGGTGACGTCAGGTTCCGTTTGTCCGGGCAGCGCTGAACAGAAGGCAGGAGACCCCCGGGCAGGACGCTACTTCCCTCCCCATGTCGCGTCGTGTCCGCATGTCCAGCTGCTCCGTTATGCCATGCTTGGCTCCAACACATAACACACCGAGACCCCCGGCGCACGCACTCATTCACAACACACCTGCCTGGCGGGACCCCCGCGTCCTGAGCGCTCGTCTTCCCCCCTCCTGTTTATACCACCAGGACCGATGAAGGTCGCGCACGGCTAGAGAAATCCCCGGCGACGTGAACGATCGGCTGCCGGTCGCCTTCATGTCCTTACATAACGAGCCGTAAAGTTTCCGCCATGCGGCGTCCGCAACTTTGCCCGACTGCGAGCGTCTCCCCCTCGAAGTGCGTGCCGGGGGGTCCCGCGACAGATGCGGATAAAGATGAGCCACGGCAGGATGTCCCCGGGATGTCACAGCTCGAGCGCCACTCGTCCGGCGGTCCCACTCGGTCCGTCTAACGGAGTCCACCGCAAGAGCTTGTGAAGCCCACCCGGTGTTCCCCGACCCCAGTCCAACAGATGCGCCCGTGGAAGTTCCGGGTCTCCGCCGCTCCTCTCCGAGCCGGCACACTGCGCGGCGCAAAACCCCCCGACCTCCCCACCAGACCTGCGGCCGCCGCGGAGAGGACAGGATCGACGACGGAGTGGCGGTGGCGCTTACCCCCCAGCAGAGCGGGCAGAAGAAGTCCCAGAAAGATCATGCTGGAGCCCCCCAGAGACGCGCCGATCAAGGACACATCGCGGCTCGCCTCAAGTGTCACTTTGTCATGCCGCAGCGGCTCCGATCGGTCCTTCCGTACACGAAAACCGAGCGCCGGCGGTCCAGATGAGCAGCCGCGCGCCTGTCGCTGTCCTACGAGCTGCCCCTGCACGGGAGGGCGCTTATATAGCCTCAGCCCCGGGATGTGACACGCGCTCGGGGAAGGAGGGGGGGATGGAGAGAGGGAGGGACGAGAGATGGGGGTGGATTGGGAGGGGTGGCTGCGATGACACAATTCGCTCGATACGAACTTCTCGTGCGGCCTCCGGGGACCGGGGAACAAGTGACACAAGTGACGGAACGGAGTCCTCAGCCCATCGGGACGCCAAAGCCGCAAGAGACCAGGGAAGACCACCGGAGCAGCCCCTCGTAGAGAGCAACTGCGCGCTGGCCATTCAACGCAATCGATGAGATTCGGAGATGGCGGACCGCGACCACCCCAGTTCGCTCGTCTGGTGGTCGTCAAAGGTGAGTGGCCTGCCGGTTCAAGAGTCGACTCGGTCGGGCCATCCGTTTTACAGCCGCTCGTTGCCCTGGCATGAAAGGCTCTTCCTCGGtcacttttattatttgtatttttcgtCGTTGTCTTCTTCTTGTTCATTGTCGCCGTCCGGTGGCTCAGTGTGCGGTGACGCAGCACTTGGCCCTTTCCAGCCCTGTCATTGGCTCGGGGAGCTTTGTCGCTTTTTCGGGTACTGTGGTGCCCCCGAGGTCTGCCTGGAGGGGGCGCACGTGAGTGAGGCGCGTTCTCGTTAACATTCACACATGTCACCGAAAGTGACACATGACAGATGGCTGAGTGTTCTCCAGATGTTATCACAGAAGCAGGTCTGGGTGCACATCATCAGAAGGACAGTAACTTTAGGGGGTCTTAGGAATGAAAAGGAAGTTTAGGGAGTGGATGAATGAAGGTCGATGGCCTTCTGATGTCACTGTCACCTCAGATTGCTTCTGGAGCGTTGTCATCATTTTTGGCCCCCTTTGTCACCCTTCACAGTATGTCACCTGGGTGGGTGAACTGGGCTGCGCTCAGGCCTGGAGTGAAAGCCACTGGATGTGGCCCTGGTCGCTGGGCTGGTCATTCCCTTGGTGCTGGGTGGTCCCAAGGTGACAGATTTTATTCTTTCCCTCACCACAAACTGCCCTGTAAGTGCCACTTTGGCCACAGTCCTGTGACTAACCAGCACCCCGTCCTGTCTCTGCCCGCTGTCCCAGTTGTGGACAGATTGACCAGACCCCTGAAAGGCCTGGGGCTTCTCTTTGTGGTTCATAACAAAGACGTTTAGGATGGCGCAGTGCAGTGCAACACAAACTGGCACCTGCTCAGCTGTTATTGAAAGTGTGCCAGCTCAGGTGACTCGGTGGCGCAGTGTTTAGCAGGGCTTTGGGGtgtttgcatgtcctctctgtgGGTCTGGATGCCTCATCCTCCTCATTCTCCTTCCACTTTCACTGCCATATGCCAATGGTATCCATGTTGATGCTCCTCCCCCCATGCCAGTGAGCCCCTTTCTCTGCCTGGTGGTCCCACACTTGTACACACTTGTGTAGGTTTTCTTTTGGACTAAAGCACCCCTGCGGTGCCCAGTATCTTCAGTCTCAGAGTGATGACCCACAAGGACACTTTGCATGTAACCCAGTGTTGGCAGCCCACCCAGAGCAATGGAAGCCaaattgaaaggcgctatataacaccaTCAGTTACAGCGGCGCGATGGCATGACCCAGAGCACAGCTGACACGGTTGGTGGTACTTGGGGTGGTAAAGCGCTACATATGGAGGGTGGTGTCAGCAGTTCACCTGCACTGTGAGCTTGTCATATGTAGACTGGCAGAGGGGCATCTTCTCCTGGGCGCTCTCTTCATCTGCCCCCTTTATGCCCTTTTCTCACCCCAGGTGTCACCCGGGGTGTTTTAGTGACACCGCTGTGGGTCTCTTTTCCATGCTGTCCGCTGATTGCAGTTGCTCTGGAGCTCCGCCGGTTTGGGGTGGCGTTTGGGCAGCTTGGCAGCGGCCCCTAGCCCTTGAAGGTCAGCAGCTCCATGCATACGCGGCTCCCCTCAGACGTGGCAGAGGATGGCAGGAGGAGGATTCATGGTGTGAGGCGCGCGCCACTCCGACACGCTCCGGTGGCAGCAGATGAAGATAACGCAGATTTACGGCCCTGCTGGCTCATCACTCGCGGCGCCCCTCGCCCCTAATTTAGGGACTTGCCTATTAAGCAGAAAGGCTGGCGCGCACATCGCCGGGCCTAATGGACGCGCTTATTGAATTTGATTTTTGTGCTGATTATGGATATGCGTCTTGAGCCGCCCATCTTTCTTTCTTCCAGGTTGTGTGACAGCCAAGCAGATGAAGGCCAGAGGTAATCACTGGCAAGAGAGCAGGCGTGCCAGCTGGGTGCCAGGCCCCGGCCACTTGAGGGCGCTGCCCAAGGCCGCACGTGCAGGAAAGCTCCCCGTCGCCAGGGCCCATCCATCTGTTCAGTTCACTGGACCAGATGTCCAGGTCGATGCCACCTGGCCAAGAGTGGCTCTGAACTGGGGGTTCTCGAGTGGAGAGAAGGGGGCAGGAGGGAGAGCAGGAAGGGCCAGCTATGCCAGTGTGGATGAATTccttattcagaaaaaaaagcaagaaattaCATTGGGCACCGAGCGGCAGGCAACAGTGAAACATCTGGGACATCCTCGACCTTATCACACTGCCATCTGGTTCAAAGGGCAATCTGTAGAGTCATATGGCATCAATAATACTGCCACCCATTCAGCGCCATTCATTCATGTGATAGAtggcatgaaaggcgctatatcgcAGATAGATACTGTAGGTATGTGGTGCACAGGCGTCCAGTCtgcagattgttcctgccttgtgcccgatgctcactgggacaggctccagcccccctgcaccctgctcaggattaagggGGCTTAGAAAATGCTATGGcatggcatagatagatagagaaaggtgaaaggcactatataatagctacAGACAGAATGAAGATGGCGCTCAACGCTTACCACTCAGTCTCCAGTCAGCAGGAGCTCAACTACTGGGAGGAATGGTGGCCAGAAAGGACACAGTGGGACCCCAGGTGAGTCGCGGGTCTCGGTTCAACTTCGCTGGTACCTTTTGTGCTCTCCCTGTGCTCGTCCCTGCCTCCTTCTGTGCTGAATGTGCCCCCTGCTGTCGCACTGGCCTGGTGGACCTCAGTGTGCCGGTGGTCCGCATCCTTCGGTCCCTCGCTGGCTCCTTGCTTTTGCTTCTGTACCCGCCACTCTGATGCCCTGGACCTTTGGGGGCcgctgctgctgtgcttttctttttgttcttctcgTTTTCTGCTCTTCTCCTCATTCACTGATAGAAATGGCTGAGGTGGGCACTGGGGTGGGGTGACGCCCCCAAAGCCCTGATGTTGTACCCTTTCTGTCCGGTGAGCTCACACCAGTGCTGGATGCCACCTGATGGGACAGTGCCAGTGCTGAATGTCTCAAGACACCTTTTTGCCCACACAGTGACCCGGTAACTTTGCTTGCCAGCTTTCTCCTCGCCGGCCCCCCCACTCCACACCTGTCTTTGGTGGCACGGCGTGCGCCTGCTACTTATGTCATCTGTTTTCCACTGGATTCTCCCTCCCACTGCCCTCCTGGAAATTAGCGGCGAGTCGCTTGAATGTCGCCCGCCGTCGGCGTTTCTTTAATTATGACTCTTAAAGACTGGCAGGGCCTCCTCAGCGCCAGCGTGCGAGTCACACTTAATGTACCACTTAATGGTCCCTGGCGCTCTGTCAGTGGGGAGGAGGGGCTCACATTACTCAGGGTCACCCCCAGTGATGAATACGGGCAGAGGCCTGTGCCATCCCAACCAACCCGAGGCAGCTGTGGGCACACCCAGGGGGTCTGCGTGTGTGTTACCAATAGAAAATGGGCATCAGTCTTTAATGTTGTATGAAGTTGCCCAGCTGAAGTTAGGGCACCACCTGAGGTGGCACACAGCACCTTCAATGGACAGCTGACAGTCTTGCCTGGTGGTGGAAGCTAAGAAGCCCTCTGGACCCTTCCAGCTGTGGTGCCCCCCAAAATAGCAACAGGGTGTGAGACTGTGCAGTGCTCCTTCAGGACACAAGGGGGCGCGTGTGCCATGACAAGGCCTCAGGAGGGCCTGGCAGGGGCATAAAACAACTCCTTGGCAACAGAGGCCATGTTGGCTTTCTGAATGACCAGCAGGACCCCCAACCAATAGCGGGGGATCCCTGGCTGGGGTCTCAGGGTTGTAGAGACACCTTGGGCTGCTGGAGGGAGCTGTGTAAGGGACACAGGGTGTAAGTGGCACACCAGTGTGCGTACTGCGCTCTAAAGTGTGTTTGTGTGGTAACACATGGGCATCAATGAAAATGCACTGCTTTGTTATCCTGGTCTGACTGGCAAAGGCGGTCCTGTCACCAATCACCTGAGCCCAGCCTGAGAGAAAGTAAACTGGCATGGGCATCTCTGGACTGTGGCTCAAATGACACTGGGCATCCATCAGCCAGCGGGCACAAGATCAGCTGTTCTTACTAGTCCTT
It encodes:
- the gfra3 gene encoding GDNF family receptor alpha-3 — translated: MIFLGLLLPALLGGSTQASHGGPPLDCVDAERLCLLDHQCNSSYRVLEYCAIEEAMSLLGWDARKECVTAENELERSPLSGCKCHRGSKKEEQCLKVYWTSRFSHRYHELDISPYVEMDTEPTWNGDGFRLAGILSGSSVPTDVENQCLEAAQACGLYEKCGNLRSEYVLACTKRAPNSDTCNRQKCHKALRRFLDRVPEEYAFGVLFCQCNNTLCGERRRKTIVPSCSYEEREKPNCMTLQHMCMKDDLCRSRLVDFQHNCQPLSMSRTTCPRDNAMACLRSYVGLIGTIVTPNYVSNNGTEVAYWCTCEASGNQRQHCEKILTMFNQNSCLQNAIKVLNSGAHHTLEGTQTSARSSQHFQQDDMNVLPGIVEVKHVDVVSGGGGRVEVNQPISEKAIVSNSQSGATGFGQSAALLLLALLPPLL